Proteins co-encoded in one Zalophus californianus isolate mZalCal1 chromosome 9, mZalCal1.pri.v2, whole genome shotgun sequence genomic window:
- the CALCOCO1 gene encoding calcium-binding and coiled-coil domain-containing protein 1 isoform X1, protein MEESSLSRAPSRCGVNFLNVARTYIPNTKVECHYTLPPGTMPSASDWIGIFKVEAACVRDYHTFVWSSVPESAADGSPVHASVQFQASYLPKPGAQLYQFRYVNRQGRVCGQSPPFQFREPRPMDELVTLEETDGGSDILLVVPKATVLQNQLDESQQERNDLMQLKLQLEGQVTELRSQVQDLETALETARQEHAELMEQYKGLSQSHGELIEERDILSQQQGDHVARILELEDDIQTISEKVLTKEVELDRVRDTVKALTREQEKLLGQLKEAQADKEQSEAELQMAQQENHRLNLELQEAKGRQEEQGAQAQRLKDKVAQMKDTLGQAQQRVAELEPLREQLRGAQELAASSQQKAALLGEELASAAGARDRTMAELHRSRLEVAGVNGRLAELSLHLKEEKSQWSKERAGLLQSVEAEKDKILKLSAEILRLEKAVQEEKTQNQVFKTELAREKDTSLVQLSESKRELTELRSALRVLQKEKEQLQEEKQELLEYMRKLEARLEKVADEKWSEGAATEDEEAAAGLSCPAALTDSEDESPEDMRRPPYGLCERGDSGSSPAGPREASPLVVISQPAPIAPHLSGHAEDSSSDSEAEDEKSVLMAAVQSGGEEANLLLPELGSAFYDMASGFAVGPLSEASTGGPATPPWKECPICKERFPAESDKDALEDHMDGHFFFSTQDPFTFE, encoded by the exons ATGGAGGAATCATCACTAAGCCGGGCACCTTCCCGATGTGGAGTCAACTTTCTGAATGTAGCCCGGACCTACATCCCCAACACCAAGGTGGAATGTCACTATACCCTTCCCCCAGGCACCATGCCCAGTGCCAGCGACTGGATTGGCATCTTCAAG GTGGAGGCTGCCTGTGTTCGGGATTACCACACGTTTGTATGGTCTTCAGTGCCTGAAAGTGCGGCTGATGGCTCCCCTGTCCACGCCAGCGTCCAGTTCCAAG CCAGCTACCTGCCCAAACCTGGAGCCCAGCTCTACCAGTTCCGATATGTGAACCGCCAGGGCCGGGTGTGTGGGCAGAGCCCCCCTTTCCAGTTCCGAGAGCCAAGGCCCATGGATGAACTGGTGACCCTGGAGGAGACTGATGGTGGCTCTGACATCCTGCTGGTTGTCCCCAAGGCCACCGTGCTGCAG AACCAGCTGGACGAGAGCCAGCAAGAGAGGAATGACCTGATGCAGCTGAAGCTGCAGCTGGAGGGACAGGTGACAGAGCTGAGGAGTCAAGTACAGGATCTCGAGACGGCTCTGGAGACTGCCAGGCAGGAGCACGCAGAGCTGATGGAGCAGTACAAG GGGCTTTCCCAGTCACACGGGGAGCTCATAGAAGAGAGGGACATCCTGAGCCAGCAACAGGGAGACCATGTGGCACGCATCCTGGAGCTGGAAGATGACATCCAGACCATCAGTGAGAAGGTGCTGACAAAGGAGGTGGAGCTGGATAG ggtgagagacacagtgaaggCCCTGACTCGGGAACAAGAGAAGCTCCTCGGGCAACTGAAAGAAGCGCAAGCAGATAAGGAGCAAAGTGAG GCTGAGCTCCAAATGGCACAACAAGAAAACCATCGCTTAAATTTGGAGCTGCAGGAAGCGAAGGGCCGGCAGGAGGAACAGGGTGCTCAGGCCCAGCGACTCAAGGACAAGGTGGCCCAGATGAAGGACACCCTAGGCCAGGCCCAGCAGCGTGTG GCTGAGCTGGAGCCCCTGAGGGAGCAGCTTCGAGGAGCCCAGGAGCTTGCAGCCTCAAGCCAGCAGAAAGCCGCCCTTCTCGGGGAGGAGCTTGCCAGCGCAGCGGGAGCCAGGGACCGCACCATGGCAGAGCTCCACCGCAGCCGCCTGGAAGTGGCTGGAGTCAATGGCAGGCTGGCTGAGCTCAGCCTGCacttgaaggaggaaaaaagccaGTGGAGCAAGGAGCGGGCAGGGCTGCTGCAGAGTGTGGAG GCCGAGAAAGACAAGATCCTGAAGCTGAGTGCAGAGATACTTCGACTGGAAAAGGCAGTTCAGGAGGAGAAGACCCAGAACCAAGTGTTCAAGACTGAACTGGCCCGGGAAAAGGATACGAGCCTG GTGCAGCTGTCAGAGAGCAAGCGGGAACTGACAGAGCTGCGGTCAGCCCTGCGTGTGCtccagaaggaaaaggaacagttgcaggaggagaagcag GAACTGCTGGAGTACATGAGAAAGCTGGAGGCCCGCTTGGAGAAGGTGGCAGACGAGAAGTGGAGTGAGGGCGCTGCCACAGAGGACGAGGAGGCGGCTGCAGGGCTGA GCTGCCCAGCGGCTCTGACAGACTCAGAGGATGAGTCCCCGGAAGACATGAGGCGCCCTCCCTATGGCCTGTGTGAGCGGGGAGACTCAGgctcctctcctgctgggccACGAGAGGCTTCTCCCCTGGTTGTCATCAGCCAGCCGGCTCCCATTGCCCCCCATCTCTCAGGGCACGCTGAGGACAGCAGCTCTGACTCG GAGGCCGAAGATGAGAAGTCAGTGCTCATGGCAGCTGTTCAGAGTGGGGGTGAGGAGGCCAATCTGCTGCTTCCTGAGCTGGGCAGTGCCTTCTATGACATGGCCAG TGGCTTTGCAGTGGGTCCCTTGTCAGAGGCCAGCACTGGGGGCCCTGCCACCCCCCCGTGGAAAGAGTGCCCCATTTGTAAGGAGCGCTTCCCAGCCGAGAGTGATAAGGATGCCCTGGAGGACCATATGGATGGACACTTCTTTTTCAGCACCCAGGACCCCTTTACCTTTGAGTGa
- the CALCOCO1 gene encoding calcium-binding and coiled-coil domain-containing protein 1 isoform X2 — MEESSLSRAPSRCGVNFLNVARTYIPNTKVECHYTLPPGTMPSASDWIGIFKVEAACVRDYHTFVWSSVPESAADGSPVHASVQFQASYLPKPGAQLYQFRYVNRQGRVCGQSPPFQFREPRPMDELVTLEETDGGSDILLVVPKATVLQNQLDESQQERNDLMQLKLQLEGQVTELRSQVQDLETALETARQEHAELMEQYKGLSQSHGELIEERDILSQQQGDHVARILELEDDIQTISEKVLTKEVELDRVRDTVKALTREQEKLLGQLKEAQADKEQSEAELQMAQQENHRLNLELQEAKGRQEEQGAQAQRLKDKVAQMKDTLGQAQQRVAEKDKILKLSAEILRLEKAVQEEKTQNQVFKTELAREKDTSLVQLSESKRELTELRSALRVLQKEKEQLQEEKQELLEYMRKLEARLEKVADEKWSEGAATEDEEAAAGLSCPAALTDSEDESPEDMRRPPYGLCERGDSGSSPAGPREASPLVVISQPAPIAPHLSGHAEDSSSDSEAEDEKSVLMAAVQSGGEEANLLLPELGSAFYDMASGFAVGPLSEASTGGPATPPWKECPICKERFPAESDKDALEDHMDGHFFFSTQDPFTFE; from the exons ATGGAGGAATCATCACTAAGCCGGGCACCTTCCCGATGTGGAGTCAACTTTCTGAATGTAGCCCGGACCTACATCCCCAACACCAAGGTGGAATGTCACTATACCCTTCCCCCAGGCACCATGCCCAGTGCCAGCGACTGGATTGGCATCTTCAAG GTGGAGGCTGCCTGTGTTCGGGATTACCACACGTTTGTATGGTCTTCAGTGCCTGAAAGTGCGGCTGATGGCTCCCCTGTCCACGCCAGCGTCCAGTTCCAAG CCAGCTACCTGCCCAAACCTGGAGCCCAGCTCTACCAGTTCCGATATGTGAACCGCCAGGGCCGGGTGTGTGGGCAGAGCCCCCCTTTCCAGTTCCGAGAGCCAAGGCCCATGGATGAACTGGTGACCCTGGAGGAGACTGATGGTGGCTCTGACATCCTGCTGGTTGTCCCCAAGGCCACCGTGCTGCAG AACCAGCTGGACGAGAGCCAGCAAGAGAGGAATGACCTGATGCAGCTGAAGCTGCAGCTGGAGGGACAGGTGACAGAGCTGAGGAGTCAAGTACAGGATCTCGAGACGGCTCTGGAGACTGCCAGGCAGGAGCACGCAGAGCTGATGGAGCAGTACAAG GGGCTTTCCCAGTCACACGGGGAGCTCATAGAAGAGAGGGACATCCTGAGCCAGCAACAGGGAGACCATGTGGCACGCATCCTGGAGCTGGAAGATGACATCCAGACCATCAGTGAGAAGGTGCTGACAAAGGAGGTGGAGCTGGATAG ggtgagagacacagtgaaggCCCTGACTCGGGAACAAGAGAAGCTCCTCGGGCAACTGAAAGAAGCGCAAGCAGATAAGGAGCAAAGTGAG GCTGAGCTCCAAATGGCACAACAAGAAAACCATCGCTTAAATTTGGAGCTGCAGGAAGCGAAGGGCCGGCAGGAGGAACAGGGTGCTCAGGCCCAGCGACTCAAGGACAAGGTGGCCCAGATGAAGGACACCCTAGGCCAGGCCCAGCAGCGTGTG GCCGAGAAAGACAAGATCCTGAAGCTGAGTGCAGAGATACTTCGACTGGAAAAGGCAGTTCAGGAGGAGAAGACCCAGAACCAAGTGTTCAAGACTGAACTGGCCCGGGAAAAGGATACGAGCCTG GTGCAGCTGTCAGAGAGCAAGCGGGAACTGACAGAGCTGCGGTCAGCCCTGCGTGTGCtccagaaggaaaaggaacagttgcaggaggagaagcag GAACTGCTGGAGTACATGAGAAAGCTGGAGGCCCGCTTGGAGAAGGTGGCAGACGAGAAGTGGAGTGAGGGCGCTGCCACAGAGGACGAGGAGGCGGCTGCAGGGCTGA GCTGCCCAGCGGCTCTGACAGACTCAGAGGATGAGTCCCCGGAAGACATGAGGCGCCCTCCCTATGGCCTGTGTGAGCGGGGAGACTCAGgctcctctcctgctgggccACGAGAGGCTTCTCCCCTGGTTGTCATCAGCCAGCCGGCTCCCATTGCCCCCCATCTCTCAGGGCACGCTGAGGACAGCAGCTCTGACTCG GAGGCCGAAGATGAGAAGTCAGTGCTCATGGCAGCTGTTCAGAGTGGGGGTGAGGAGGCCAATCTGCTGCTTCCTGAGCTGGGCAGTGCCTTCTATGACATGGCCAG TGGCTTTGCAGTGGGTCCCTTGTCAGAGGCCAGCACTGGGGGCCCTGCCACCCCCCCGTGGAAAGAGTGCCCCATTTGTAAGGAGCGCTTCCCAGCCGAGAGTGATAAGGATGCCCTGGAGGACCATATGGATGGACACTTCTTTTTCAGCACCCAGGACCCCTTTACCTTTGAGTGa